The sequence TCCGCCGCGACGAGCTGCTGGAGTCGCTGGTCTCGATGCTCTTCGAGCGCAATGACATCGCCTTCGGCCGCGGCAAGTTCCGCGTGCGTGGCGACGTGGTCGAGATCCACCCCGCCTACCTCGATGAAACCGCGATCCGCGTGGAGTTCTTCGGCGATGAGATCGACCGCATGTCGTCCATCGACACGCTGACCGGTGCGGTGATCGAGCGCATCGACAAGCACACGTTCTTCCCCGCGAAGCAGTTCGTGACCTCCAGCGACAAGCTGAAGCGCGCGGTGGTGGAGATCCGCAAGGAGCTCGATGGCCGCATCGCCGAGTTCGAGAAGGAGGGCAAGCTGCTCGAGGCCCAGCGCCTGCGGATGCGCACCGAGTATGACCTGGAGATGATGCAGGAGATGGGTTTCTGCCAAGGCATCGAGAACTACTCGCGCCACCTCACCGGCCGCGAGCTGGGTGCCCGCCCGCACACGCTGCTCGATTTCTTCCCGCGCGATTTCCTGCTGCTGGTCGATGAGAGCCACGCCACCATCCCGCAGGTGGGCGGCATGTTCGAAGGCGACAAGAGCCGCAAGACGGTGCTGGTGAACCACGGTTTCCGCCTGCCCAGCGCGCTCGACAACCGGCCGCTGCGCTTCGACGAGTTCATGCACATGACCGACCAGCGGCTCTACGTGACCGCCACGCCGGGCCCCTTCGAGGTGGTGAACTCGCGCCCGGAGAACAAGGGCTTCATCCCGGTCACCGAGAAGGACGCGCGCGGCAACAAGATCATCAACCTGAAAAACCTCCGCATCGTCCCGAGCGGCAGCGACCAGCCGGTGGAAGCCTTCGATGCCTCGAAGCGCGGCACCCCGCTCATCGTCGAGCAGATCATCCGCCCGACCGGCCTGCTCGATCCGGTGGTGATCATGCGCCCGCTGAAGGGCCAGATCGACGAGACCATCGAGCTGTGCCGCCAGCGCGTGGAGCGTGGCGAGCGGGTGCTGGTCACCACCCTCACCAAGAAGACCGCCGAGGACCTCACCGAGTATCTGATGGGGACCGGGCTGAAGGTCCGCTACATCCACGCCGACATCGACGCGGTGGAGCGCGTGGAAATCCTGCGCCAGCTCCGCGCCGCCGCCTTCGACATCCTCGTCGGCATCAACCTGCTCCGCGAGGGCCTCGACCTGCCGGAAGTCTCGCTGGTCTGCATCCTCGACGCGGACAAGGAAGGCTTCCTGCGAAACGAGACCAGCCTGATCCAGACCGCCGGCCGCGCCGCCCGCCACCTCCACGGCGAGTGCGTGATCTTCTGCGACAACGTCACCGACTCGATCCAGAAGCTGCTCGACGTCACCGAGCACCGCCGCACGCGTCAAAAGGAGCACAACGAGGAGCACGGCATCACCCCGCAGAGCGTGAAACGCGCGGTGCAGGAAAGCCTCCAGGTTTACTCGCACCAGCGCGAGGACGCCGAGAAGATGTCCTCCTCGCTGGTGGCGGAGGACGAGGCCGCCTACGACAAGGTCCGTGTGATCGCCGAGCTGGAGGAGGAAATGCGCGAGGCCGCCGGGCGGCTGGAGTTCGAACGCGCCGCCCACCTCCGCGACCAAATCGCCGCCCTCAAGGGCGACGGCAAGCAGCCCGAATCCCCGAAGCCGGTGAACTACCCGAAGGGACGGCGCGGCGGGAAACGGCGGTGATCGGTGAAGAGACGCACACCGAGATATCTTGCCCTCCTTCGGCCGTTCCGTTTTGCTGGGAGGGAACGGGTGCCATTTCCGCCCACCCGGCATTCCCTCCCACCCATGAATATCAGGCGCCCCACCTGCGTTCCCGTCCTGTCACACGCTTTCGGCATCCTCCTCGCCGGTCTGCCGACACTTCACGCCGCGGGCGTGGCCGTGGTGAAGGAACAGGACTTTCACCGTGATGAATCGGCGACTCCCCTCGTCTACCTCGAACGCTTCGATTCGGGAGCACCTTTCGTGAAGTTCAGGATGGCGAACACCACCTCGACCGTGGATCGCTCGAAACTCGCGGGTTACGTGGACGTCCCCTCCTCGATCCCACCGAACATCCGGACCGAGGCCGATATCCAGCCGCTGCGCCAGTCACTGGATCAGATGAACGCCTTCGCCAAACGCTTCCCCAAAAGCGAACCACTGCTCAAGGCGAACATTGATCTCGCGGCCAAACACGTGAGGGAGTTCGACGATGGAAAGGTCCGCTATAGTGGCAACTGGATCACCAAAGCCGATTTCGCCAATATCCAGAAGGACCTGGATCAAAAGGCGGCAAAATTCAAACAAGAGGAGGACGCCCAGGCCGAAGTCGCACACAAGCGGCGGATGGAACGGGAACAATTCGAACGAGACCAACGGAGCAAGGGGTTGGAAGAGTTCGAAGGCAACTGGCTGCCACGCGGACAGGTGATCGAACTCCAGCGGCGGGCCCAGGCCACCAAGGAGGCGGTGGCGGCCGTGGAGTCCAAATCGATCAACAACAGCATTTTTTCGATCCTCCAGGTGACCGAGGACGGATGCCTGGCCACCGTGAGGAAAGGCTCCGTGAAAACGGGAGGCTTCGACACCACCGTGGTGTTTATCTTTGGCGGCGCGAAGGGCCTGACGGCGGATGGAGACACCTACAAGGGGAACCTCTACTGGTGCGGCACCTACAGTTACAAGAGCGTGGCCGGAATCGAGAGATCGGTGAACGCCTATTGCCCCACCAAAGCCGACGCGGTGGCAGTGATGAAAAAGCGTCTTGGCATCGAAGACGTCCCCGGGGAAAGGAGCGGCGCGGTCGCCGCGGCCACCTCATCCCACCCAACTGTCCCGGAGTGCCTGCGTGGGGCAAAAGCGTCCGGCTCCGGCTTCTTTATCGGCAATCAGGGATACTTCGTCACCAACGCACATGTGGTGGAAAACAGTCTGGGAGTTTCCATCTATCACGGTGGGGAGAAGCTGAAGGCGGAAGTGGTGACCATCGACAAAAGCGCCGACCTGGCGGTGCTGAAAGTGGACCAACCCCACAAGGGAATCGTGTTTGCTCCGGGAGACGCGGACGTGGGCCAGGACATTTTCGCCATCGGGTTTCCCCAGCCGGAATTGCAAGGATTGGAGGTCAAGCTCACCAAGGGTGTGATCAGCAGCCGCAAGGGCATGGCGGACGATGATTCAAAGTTCCAGGTCGACGCGGCGGTGCAGCCCGGCAATTCCGGCGGCCCGCTGTGCGATCCCTCGGGCAACCTCGTGGGAGTGATCGTTTCGGGCCTCAACCAGATCGCCGTGGCCAGCGTGACCGGAGCCATTCCCCAAAACGTGAACTATGCGATCAAATGCCGGGAGGTGCGGCGGCTGCTGTCGTCCAAAAACATCGATTTCAGCACTCCTGCGAACGGGGCCTCCAGCCTCAAGGCCGCCACCGATACCTGCGGCATCGTGATCGTCCGCTGAATCGGAAGCTTCCCAGCCGGGCATGATCCAACCGCTGGACGGCATCCGTTTGAAAACCCGGCTCTACGACGTGGCCTGCCGGCTAGCCGGCTTCGCGATCCCTCTGCTGCGGCGGCTGTTTCCCCACCACCGGGGACGATGATCGAGGTGGCGCGCCACGGCTGACCCACCCCGGTGCTGGAAAGCCGGGACATTATCGCCGCCGGGACCCGCTGATCGGCGCTTCCCGTGGCCCGCGCATCCGCGTTACACCGGGGCGTGCGCGAACTGATCCTCAACGAGGAGATTTACCCCCGGGTCATCGAGGATCTGATCCCGGCGGCGCGGCGTTTCCTGTGGATCATCACCGCGGACATCAAGGATCTCCACGTGATCCGGGGCAAACGCTCGGTACCGCTGCTGGCTGTATTGGCGGACCTCGTGGAAAGCGGAGTGGCGGTGCGGTTGATCCACGCCAAGGAGCCCGGGCCGCGGTTCCGGGCGGATTTCGACCGGCATCCGGCGCTGATCGAGAGCGACCTGTTCGAGCGCGTGCTGTGCCCTCGCGTCCACACCAAGGCGGTGCTCGCGGACGGGAAAAAAGCGTTCATCGGCTCCCCGAACCTCACCGGCGCGGGCATGGGCGCGAAACACCCGGACAAGCGCAATTTCGAGGCCGGCTTCCTGACCGACGAACCCGAGGACCTGCGCAAGCTGGTACAATGGGTGGACGAACTCTTCATCGGGGATTACTGCGGGCGCTGCCGCCTGCGCGACCGCTGCCCGGACCCGCTGGATGGAGACTGATCCGCTCCCTCCCGAAAACCGGACACACTCGAGATACTCAATTTGAACCACAGATGGACACAGATGAACGCGGATGGAAGAAGGGATAAGATGGAAGAGGGGACTCCGTCGTCCCCTCTTCATCTCTCTTATCCGTGTCCATCTGTGTCCATCCGTGGTTCAATTTTCATGTCCGAAATCACCCTAGGCAGCCCCCTTTCCCCACTCATGAACCCCGCCCTTGAACCCCTGATGCTGGTCTTCGCCGGTGAGGATGACCTGCCGGTGCCGACGCACGCCCTGTTCCTGGGAGCGGAGCCGCACGAGGCGCTGAAGGCCTGGCCGGAGGTCACCGGCTGGCAGCCGTTCAAGCCACTGGCGGACGCGTGGGACGCCGCGGGCTTCAAGCGCGTGGACACGCCGGAGGGCAAGTGGCCGGTGGTGCTGGTGCTGCCGGGCAAGGCGAAGGACGAGACGCTCGCCCTCTTCGCCATGGCCTACGATCTCCTGGAAGACGGCGGCACACTGGTGGCCGCGATGCCGAACACCGCCGGGGCCTCCCGTTTCGAAAAGGAGTTGGCGAAGGCCGCGGGCCACATCGCCACGCTCTCGAAGAACAAGTGCCGCGCCTTCCACGCCGTGAAGGACGGCCGCTGGAACCTCGCGACAGTGGAGGAATGGCGCGCGCTCGGCGCGGTGCGCACCATTCCGGACACGACTTTCCTCGTGCAGGCCGGGGTGTTCAGCTCCGAGCACGTCGATCCCGGCTCGCGGTTCCTCACCACCCACCTGCCGCGAGGCATGCGCGGGCACGTGGCCGATCTCGGCGCGGGCTGGGGCTACCTCGCCCGCTGGATCGACGACCACTGCCCGGCCGTGACCCGCATCGACCTCCACGAAGCCGATGCCCGCGCGCTGGACCTGGCCCGCAGGAACCTCGCCGACACCGACATCGAGGTGGACTTCCTCTGGAACGACGTCGCGGCGGGCCTGCACCACGTCTACGACGCGATCGTGATGAACCCGCCCTTCCACTCCGGCCAGCTCACGGACGTGGGCCTCGGCAAGGCCTTCATCCACTCCGCGGCGCGGGCTCTGAAGCGCGGCGGGAAACTTTATCTGGTGGCGAACCGCCAGCTCCCCTACGAGGCGGAGCTCGATGCCGCCGGGTTCGCCTGGCGGAAAGCCGGCGAGGACCCCACCTTCAAGGTTCTCATCGCCGAGAAACGCGCGTAAACTCCTCCCCTTCCCCGCTTCCGTGAAACTCGTCAAACTCCTCGCCAACCTCGGCTACGGCTCGCGCCGCGAGGTCGAACGCTTCCTCAAGGCCGGCGCTGTCACCGACACGGACGGCAACGTCCTCGGCGAGCGCGATCTCCCGCCGCACGACCGGATCCTCTTCAAGGGCGAGCCTCTCGATCAGATCGGCCCGCTGACCATCATCGTCAACAAACCGGACGGCTACACGTGCAGCAAGGACGACCCGGACGTGACCGTCTACGACCTGCTGCCGCCGCGCTTCGAGCACCGCAACCCGACGCTCAGCTCCGTGGGCCGCCTCGACAAGGACACCACCGGCATGCTGCTGATGACGGACGACGGCCCGCTGCTGCACCGCATCATCCACCCGAAGTACAACCTCGGGAAGGTCTACCACGTCACCCTCGACCGCCCGCTGGAAGGCCACGAGGCGGAGCTTTTCGCCAGCGGCAACCTGACGCTGCGCAACGAGGGCAAGCCGCTGCTGCCCGCGGAGCTGGAGGTTCTCGGCGAGAAGGAGGCGCTCATCACCCTCCACGAAGGCCGCTACCATCAGGTGCGCCGGATGTTCGCCGCCGCCGGCAACCACGTGCTGGCCCTCAAGCGCATCTCGATCGGCGGATTGAAACTTCCGGACGACCTGGAGGAAGGCGACTGGCGGGTGGTCACCCCGGAGGAGCTGGATGTGCTGTTCGGAAGAACGGCGGCCCCGGCCCAGTAAGGCCCCGAGATTCGCCTTGTCGCCCGCGTTTGGCTCGCCGAATCTCCCGCGCACATGGACTCGATGCACCCTTATGAGAAGCTGCCGCTGTTCGGCACGGGCTTGATTCTGGGGGTGTCGCTGGTCGTGTCCCACGCGGTCATGCTGGTGAAGGCCGGACCGGTGCAGGATTTCCTGAAACGCTTCCCGCGCAACCAGATGCTCGGCCAGATCCTGCTGGGCATCGGCCTCCTCTGGTTCTGGCTGCTCGTCGCTCCGGAGGGCAAGGGCTTCATCAATTCACTCTCGATGGAGCTGGGTGAGTTCGACAACGTGAAGCCGATGCTGCGGCTGATCGTGCCGGTGTCGATCGTGCTGGTGTCGATCTCCGTGAAGGACTTCCTCGCCGTGCGCGCGCTGGGCGTGCTGGGCCTGATGGTGGCAGCGCCGCTGCTGCAATCCGCTTTCCTGAAGGACCCCGCGTCCCGCCTCCTGATCCCGGCCTACACCTACGGCCTGATCATCGCCTCCCTGTTCTGGGTGGGCATGCCCTACCTGTTCCGCGACGCGGTGACCTGGGCGACCGCCACGCAGGGCCGCTGGAAGGCGCTGTGCTCCGCGGGCCTGGCCTACGGTCTGGCGATCGTGATCTGCGCGTTCGCGTTCTGGCGCGGGTATTGATCCGCCCGGATTTTTTCCGGACCGGATGATAAATTCCGGGAGCGAGGCCGCTGTATCGGCCGATGAAAGTTCCTTTTGTGTTTGTCGCGGGCCTCGGGCTCGGCGTGTTGTGCGGCTGGGCGGGTGCCTCCCGCGGCCCCTGTCATGATTCCGTGGAGGGCTCCGCTCAGGCCGGTGCTCCGGCTCCGAAGCCCGCTCTGGCCGCCAGCGCGGCCATCGAGACGCCGGATGCCCGCTCCGAGCGCCCGGCCCGGCCACCGAAGCCGGAGAAACCGGACAAGCCCATCGTCCGCACCTTCAGCTCCACCGATGGCGAACAAACGCCGGAGATGAAGGAGATCATGGAGCGGATGAAGCAGGCGCAGCAGGAGAAACGCGCGCGCAAGGTCGATGAACGCCTCGCCGCGCTGAAATCCCGGCTCGGCCTGACCGATGAGCAGGCCGCCAAGGTGCGCGCGGTGCTCGAACACGGGGAAGACGGCGGCGACGGCGCAGGCGACACCATCGACGTCGCCAAACTCCTCAACGGCGAAAGCAAGGACGAGCGCGACGCGGCCGACGGCAAGCTGGCCGGCCTGCTGACGCCGGACCAACAGGCGAAGTTCCAGGCCTTCCAGCAGGAGCAGAAGGAGAACCGCATCGAGATTGCCACCAACCGCGAGATGACCCGTCTCCAGCAGGGCCTGACCTTGACCGCCGAACAGAAGGACCGCGCCTATCAGGCACTCGGAGAACTCGCCCAGCGCGAGGATGACCAACCGGCTACGAAAGGCATCGATCCCCAACAGATGATGGCCCGCCAACAGGCCCGCCGCGACGCCCTCAGCCCGATCCTCACGCCGGAGCAAATGAAAGCCTACGAAGGCATGCCCATGCAGGCGGAGAGCGGCGCCGTCTCGATCCAGTTCCAGAACATCGGCGGGAAGTGAACCGCCGTCCATGGCCGTGTGATGGCTGGGAGTAGGGACATTCTTGTCCCGTCTCTTGGGAATCTGCCAGCGAAGCTGGGTGGCTTTTCGAAACGGGACAGGAATGTCCCTGCTCCCAGCCAGATCACCGCGCGGTCTTGATCGCTTCCAGGCGCTTGTTGGTCCACGTGGCCTCGGCATCGAAGCCGTTCGCCAGGTAGAACCCCGCGAGTGCCTGATAGCGGGCGGCGGGATCGAAGCGGATCGCGTGGTGGAGTTTCCTCAGGCACACCGGGCAGAGATGCATCGGCGTGGCATCCGCCTCGGCGAGGTGGTTCGCGCCGTTCAGGTTGCACTCGTAGGCGGTGCAATGCTGGAGGCCGAACATGTGGCCCATCTCATGGGTGAGCACCTTGGCGGCGCGGCCCAGCACGAGGGTTTCCGTCTTCGCTCCCACCGGTTCCCCGTCCCACGAAGGATGATAGCGGGCGAAGCTGAAGACCCCGACCCGACCGCTCAGCGAGGCCTGGCCGAAGACGAAGTTCCACGCGTCGTCTGGATAGAGATCCGTCATCGTCACCGCCAGCAGCGCGTAGGCATCGGCGGGAAGTTTCGGCGGCAGCCAGCCGAGGATGTCCACGCTCTTCCACTGGCGCTTGTGGGAGTAGGGATTCTCGCGCGAGGCCGCGGGGACATCCTGGTCGGAAACCACGGGCAGCAGCTCCACCGGCATGGGATGGAAATAGGCCGCGGTGTAGTCCTTCAGCTTCCCCAGGTCCGGAGCCACGCCTTTTTCGAAACCGCCGATGGGCAGGATGTAGAGCTTGCGGCGGGTGGTGTCCGGGAGGTTCGGGCGGGACGCGGTGTATTGATCGAAGGTCTGGCCGGACTCCTTGTGCTGGGCGAGCCAGTCGTTCGGGCCGGGTGGCTTCTTCGGTTGGAACCCGTCGTCCGCCGTGAAGGCGCGGCGCGTGGCGGCATCAAGGCTCTCCAACGATTTCGCGGGCAGCTCCCGCGCGGCGGACTTCGCCTTGATCGCCCACGCCCCCAGCCCGATCAACGCCACCACCAGCAGCGTCGGCAGGGGCGAGTCGGAGAATCCCTTCATGGGGAAGAACTACCCGACCACAACGAGAGGTCAACTATGGCTCGAACACTCCGAACCACCCGCCTTAGCATGGTCGGAGATGTCGAGAAAAGGAATCAGGCCGGAGATCTGGCTACTCGTGGCGCTGGTGCTGCTGATCGGGCTCGCCGTGGCCGCCAAGTGGTGGTGGTGGCAAGTGCCGCCCGTGATCGCGATCACCGCGCCGGCGGGTCAGTTCACAAAAGTGGAGATGTGGGAGGAAGGTATCTCGGAAAGCGGCGAACCGAGATCCCTGGCCAACGGGCGGGCCGAATACCCGGCGGAGTATGGCCGCCACTTCGTCAAGGTGACCTTGGCGGACCAGCGCGCCTGCACATTCCTCTACGCCCACTCCGATGCGGGCGTGCGCCGCAAGGTGACGATCCATCTCGAACAACTCGCGAAGGACCGCTGCCGGGCACAGATCTGGTTCAATGGCTTCGGCCAGGGATCGGTCGAGTTCGATCCCGCGTTGACCGCGGATCATCCGGTGATCCTACCGCCGCACCACTGAGTCCGCGATCAAAGCTGGAACAACCGCTCTCCCCCCTCATAGGCTCATCGGGAGATGGCAGGGGGACGACTCAAGATCGTGGCATGGATGGCCGCGTCCATCGCGGTGGGGATGGTGATCGGCCCCATCGCGAAATATGTGTTTTGGCGGCAGGTGCCGGCCACGATCACCATCACCGCGCCACCGGGACAGTTTTCCAAAATCGAGATGGGCACGGAATACACCCGGACCTACACGGGAAATCAAATCACCCAGCTTTACGGCCCTGCCAGGCCACTCGCCCACGGCTGGATGCAATACCCGGCGTCGTATGGAGTCTATTCCTTCCGGCTGACGTTGGCGGACGAGCGGGTCTGCACGATTTCCTACCCCCACTACGATGCGGGCGTGCGCCGCAAGGCGGTGATTCATCTGAAACAACTCGCGAAGGACCGCTGCCAGGTGGAAATCTGGCTCAATGAGGTCAAGCAGGGAACGGTTGAGTTCGATCCCTCGGATGCGGCCGATCATCGGGTGCCCCGAGATTACGAGCACTACGATATCCCCTCCGTGTTTCGCATGCCGTTCCTATTTTGAAGAGACGGGACAGGAATCCGACGGCATGGTATTCTCTCACGCTCCGATGAAGGCCTACGCGTTGACCTTGTTTGCGATTGTCCTGACTCTCGTCGTGGGCGAACTCACCGGCTTGGTGGGAATCTTCTATCCGAAGGTGGTCAGGAATCAGCCGCTGGTGAACCCCGTGCGGGTGGCGTCCGTGGACGGAGACAAGTTCACCCTGGAAGACGGTCGGGTCTTCGAATGCATCACGGGAGATCTCGCCATGGTCGGTAATGAGATCGAAGTTCAAGCGGATTCCCCAAGAGAATACACCGTGGCGGTGGAAGTGAAACATTTCATCTGCCCCTGCTTTCAGGGGCTTATTCGAATTCCCCTCATTCCCCAAAAGATCGACAGCTATTCGCGCCGCGTCGTCGCCGGAGCCAAAGTGGTCTCGGAGCGACCATAACGCGGAGCGACCAAGGAGTAGGGACATTCCTGTCCCGTCTCTTCAATCTTTGCCAGCAAAGCTGGGTGGGTTTTTTAAAACGGGACAGAAATGTCCCTGCTCCCAGTTAATCCTTCCGCTTCAGCAGCGGGAAGAGGATGGCATCGCGGATGGAGGCGGCGCCGGTGAGCATCATCACGAGGCGGTCGATGCCGATGCCGATGCCACCCGCGGGCGGCATGCCGTGCTCGAGGGTCTCGATGAAATCGTAGTCGACCTTCTGCGTTTCCTCGCCGGACTGGTGCTCCAGGCGCTCGCGCTGGACGTCCGGGTCGTTGAGTTCGGAGTAGCCGGGGGAGATTTCCTGGCCGTTGATGATGAGCTCGTATACCTCCACGGTGCGGCCGCCGGGGCTGAGTTTCGCCAGTGGGACGAGTTCGCTGGAGACGCGGGTGACGAAGCAGGGGTCGAAGGTCTTTTCCTCCACCAGCTTCTCGAAGACCTGCTGGATCACCTCGTGGTCCGCCATGTCCGGCGAGATCTGCACGCCGAGGGTGTCGCAGCGCTCGCGACGCTCCTGAGCGGTGATGGTGAAGAAGTCGTCACCGGCGGCAGCGGCGATGAGGTCGTGGTAGTTCGCGCGCTTCCACGGACGGGCGAGGTTGATCGAGCGCACGACGTTGCCTTCCGGGTCCTTCTGGTCGATCTGGAGGCCGCCGCAGAACTTCTCGGCAAGCTGGCAGGTCATTTCCTCGACGAGATCCGCCATTTCCTCGAAGTCCGAGAAGGCCCAGTAGGCCTCCAGCATGGTGAACTCGGGGTTGTGGCGGCGGGAGATGCCCTCGTTGCGGAAGTTGCGGTTGAGTTCGAAGATCTTGGTGAAGCCGCCGACGAGCAGGCGCTTCAGGAACAGCTCCGGCGCGATGCGCAGGGTGAGCGGCATGCCGAGCGCGTTGTGGTGCGTCTCGAACGGGCGCGCGGCGGCGCCGCCGGACACGTCCTGGAGCATCGGGGTCTCGACCTCGAGGAAGCCGCGGGTCTGGAAGAAATTGCGGATCTCGGCGATGATCTGGAAGCGCTTGAGGAAGATGTCCGCGCTGTCCTGGTTCGCCATCAGGTCGAGGTGGCGCTTGCGGTAGATCGTCTCGCGGTCGGCCACGCCGTGCCACTTGTCCGGCATCGGGCGCAGGGACTTCGAAAGCACGGTGAAGGACTCGACCTTCACGGTCGGCTCGCCGGTGCGGGTGACGAAGGTTTCGCCCTCGATGCCGATCCAGTCGCCACGGTCGAGGCACTTCCAGATGGCGGCCTGTTCCTCGGAGAGGTTCTTGAGGCCGACGTGGCCCTGGATGCCGCCCTCGATGTCGGCGAGCTGGAAGAACACGGACTTGCCCATGTCCCGGATGGCGGTGAGGCGGCCGGCGACGCGGACCTTCTGGCCGGTCCAGGTGTCGGGAGCGGCTTCCTCGCCCTCGACGGCGGGGGCCGGAGCGGCGGCGCGCAGGGCGGCCGGGGTGGAAGTGGTTTCGAAGCGGGCACCGAAGGCCTCGACGCCGAGTTCACGCAGTTTCGCGAGCTTCTCCCGGCGGACGGCGATCAGTTCGGCTTCGGTGGAGTGCGTTGGGGTCGGGGCGGCTTCGCTCATGACGGCGAGGGGCTTAGGCCGAAGCGCGGGAAGAGTCCAGCCCCAAGGCACAACGGGAGTGGTGAGCCCCAACGGGGCGGGATGCGATAGCCCGGGGCACCGCCCCGGGTGATCAGGGAGCGAAAGAACGAGCCCTGAAAGGGCGGA comes from Luteolibacter sp. LG18 and encodes:
- a CDS encoding excinuclease ABC subunit UvrB is translated as MSFKLVSDYEPRGDQGQAIEKLVKSLEAGNKHQTLLGVTGSGKTFTMANVIARLGRPALIMSHNKTLAAQLYSEFKNFFPHNAVEYFVSYFDYYQPEAYIPRTDTYIEKDSSINDEIERLRLSTMGSLLTRRDTIVVASVSCIYGLGSPEDYEGAMLPVWVGQQIRRDELLESLVSMLFERNDIAFGRGKFRVRGDVVEIHPAYLDETAIRVEFFGDEIDRMSSIDTLTGAVIERIDKHTFFPAKQFVTSSDKLKRAVVEIRKELDGRIAEFEKEGKLLEAQRLRMRTEYDLEMMQEMGFCQGIENYSRHLTGRELGARPHTLLDFFPRDFLLLVDESHATIPQVGGMFEGDKSRKTVLVNHGFRLPSALDNRPLRFDEFMHMTDQRLYVTATPGPFEVVNSRPENKGFIPVTEKDARGNKIINLKNLRIVPSGSDQPVEAFDASKRGTPLIVEQIIRPTGLLDPVVIMRPLKGQIDETIELCRQRVERGERVLVTTLTKKTAEDLTEYLMGTGLKVRYIHADIDAVERVEILRQLRAAAFDILVGINLLREGLDLPEVSLVCILDADKEGFLRNETSLIQTAGRAARHLHGECVIFCDNVTDSIQKLLDVTEHRRTRQKEHNEEHGITPQSVKRAVQESLQVYSHQREDAEKMSSSLVAEDEAAYDKVRVIAELEEEMREAAGRLEFERAAHLRDQIAALKGDGKQPESPKPVNYPKGRRGGKRR
- a CDS encoding serine protease, producing the protein MNIRRPTCVPVLSHAFGILLAGLPTLHAAGVAVVKEQDFHRDESATPLVYLERFDSGAPFVKFRMANTTSTVDRSKLAGYVDVPSSIPPNIRTEADIQPLRQSLDQMNAFAKRFPKSEPLLKANIDLAAKHVREFDDGKVRYSGNWITKADFANIQKDLDQKAAKFKQEEDAQAEVAHKRRMEREQFERDQRSKGLEEFEGNWLPRGQVIELQRRAQATKEAVAAVESKSINNSIFSILQVTEDGCLATVRKGSVKTGGFDTTVVFIFGGAKGLTADGDTYKGNLYWCGTYSYKSVAGIERSVNAYCPTKADAVAVMKKRLGIEDVPGERSGAVAAATSSHPTVPECLRGAKASGSGFFIGNQGYFVTNAHVVENSLGVSIYHGGEKLKAEVVTIDKSADLAVLKVDQPHKGIVFAPGDADVGQDIFAIGFPQPELQGLEVKLTKGVISSRKGMADDDSKFQVDAAVQPGNSGGPLCDPSGNLVGVIVSGLNQIAVASVTGAIPQNVNYAIKCREVRRLLSSKNIDFSTPANGASSLKAATDTCGIVIVR
- a CDS encoding phospholipase D-like domain-containing protein, with product MRELILNEEIYPRVIEDLIPAARRFLWIITADIKDLHVIRGKRSVPLLAVLADLVESGVAVRLIHAKEPGPRFRADFDRHPALIESDLFERVLCPRVHTKAVLADGKKAFIGSPNLTGAGMGAKHPDKRNFEAGFLTDEPEDLRKLVQWVDELFIGDYCGRCRLRDRCPDPLDGD
- a CDS encoding methyltransferase, with the protein product MNPALEPLMLVFAGEDDLPVPTHALFLGAEPHEALKAWPEVTGWQPFKPLADAWDAAGFKRVDTPEGKWPVVLVLPGKAKDETLALFAMAYDLLEDGGTLVAAMPNTAGASRFEKELAKAAGHIATLSKNKCRAFHAVKDGRWNLATVEEWRALGAVRTIPDTTFLVQAGVFSSEHVDPGSRFLTTHLPRGMRGHVADLGAGWGYLARWIDDHCPAVTRIDLHEADARALDLARRNLADTDIEVDFLWNDVAAGLHHVYDAIVMNPPFHSGQLTDVGLGKAFIHSAARALKRGGKLYLVANRQLPYEAELDAAGFAWRKAGEDPTFKVLIAEKRA
- a CDS encoding pseudouridine synthase, which produces MKLVKLLANLGYGSRREVERFLKAGAVTDTDGNVLGERDLPPHDRILFKGEPLDQIGPLTIIVNKPDGYTCSKDDPDVTVYDLLPPRFEHRNPTLSSVGRLDKDTTGMLLMTDDGPLLHRIIHPKYNLGKVYHVTLDRPLEGHEAELFASGNLTLRNEGKPLLPAELEVLGEKEALITLHEGRYHQVRRMFAAAGNHVLALKRISIGGLKLPDDLEEGDWRVVTPEELDVLFGRTAAPAQ
- a CDS encoding archaemetzincin — protein: MKGFSDSPLPTLLVVALIGLGAWAIKAKSAARELPAKSLESLDAATRRAFTADDGFQPKKPPGPNDWLAQHKESGQTFDQYTASRPNLPDTTRRKLYILPIGGFEKGVAPDLGKLKDYTAAYFHPMPVELLPVVSDQDVPAASRENPYSHKRQWKSVDILGWLPPKLPADAYALLAVTMTDLYPDDAWNFVFGQASLSGRVGVFSFARYHPSWDGEPVGAKTETLVLGRAAKVLTHEMGHMFGLQHCTAYECNLNGANHLAEADATPMHLCPVCLRKLHHAIRFDPAARYQALAGFYLANGFDAEATWTNKRLEAIKTAR
- the lysS gene encoding lysine--tRNA ligase, which translates into the protein MSEAAPTPTHSTEAELIAVRREKLAKLRELGVEAFGARFETTSTPAALRAAAPAPAVEGEEAAPDTWTGQKVRVAGRLTAIRDMGKSVFFQLADIEGGIQGHVGLKNLSEEQAAIWKCLDRGDWIGIEGETFVTRTGEPTVKVESFTVLSKSLRPMPDKWHGVADRETIYRKRHLDLMANQDSADIFLKRFQIIAEIRNFFQTRGFLEVETPMLQDVSGGAAARPFETHHNALGMPLTLRIAPELFLKRLLVGGFTKIFELNRNFRNEGISRRHNPEFTMLEAYWAFSDFEEMADLVEEMTCQLAEKFCGGLQIDQKDPEGNVVRSINLARPWKRANYHDLIAAAAGDDFFTITAQERRERCDTLGVQISPDMADHEVIQQVFEKLVEEKTFDPCFVTRVSSELVPLAKLSPGGRTVEVYELIINGQEISPGYSELNDPDVQRERLEHQSGEETQKVDYDFIETLEHGMPPAGGIGIGIDRLVMMLTGAASIRDAILFPLLKRKD